The following coding sequences lie in one Lolium perenne isolate Kyuss_39 chromosome 2, Kyuss_2.0, whole genome shotgun sequence genomic window:
- the LOC127331999 gene encoding 65-kDa microtubule-associated protein 3 — protein sequence MEQIEDSLGNFSGSDLFPENSFPSVTKTRMVKIHPESLQNIMHVLEVEYHRICDELGENERKNKIEISGSLEVKLDYMLNNLQEARKKRRGRWDEFVDVIHQLEGYSSSMRPVQFRPSAVLLSHRPNLSLKRLRELKYLLKLFQKDKNTPRHFKAIYLLCDDLNLDFAEEIFKSDKEDDGSTVFMLEDVVKRLEVLKKERLTNTANDSNVERKLMEEISKKKKVLSELVSQSHLNAQDYELDFSMHDVKAGKEDATLIIKKLHGLIMKLKKELKLRKDIIDGAEKILNTRSEEIQLLSFRSEIGALLEKLDTWESYHKKEFMYNKMHLKTELLMRMQEVVPSSPRLSQTCEDHEDISMSPSISPPSSASVSSSDCKSNDSDYSPSLSASESSEDRKDSDYSPDSSQSDDNMQDFVVPETDSDSEDA from the exons ATGGAGCAAATCGAGGATAGCCTTGGCAATTTCTCAGGAAGTGATCTATTCCCTGAGAATTCGTTTCCTTCAG TTACCAAAACCAGGATGGTTAAAATTCACCCCGAGTCTTTGCAA AACATAATGCATGTCCTTGAGGTTGAGTACCACAGAATCTGTGACGAGCTTGGTGAAAATGAAAGGAAAAACAAGATTGAG ATTTCTGGTTCACTAGAAGTTAAACTGGATTATATGTTGAACAATCTGCAAGAGGCTAGAAAGAAAAGGAGGGGGAGGTGGGATGAATTTGTGGATGTTATACACCAGTTAGAGGGTTATTCGAGCTCCATGCGCCCTGTTCAGTTCAGACCGTCAGCTGTTCTGCTGTCTCATAGACCCAATTTGTCCTTGAAACGACTGAGAGAGCTGAAGTATTTGCTGAAGTTGTTTCAAAAGGATAAG AATACTCCCAGACACTTCAAAGCTATATACTTGTTATGTGATGATCTGAATCTTGACTTTGCTGAAGAGATATTCAAAAGTGACAAGGAAGATGATGGCTCGACAGTTTTTATGTTAGAGGACGTGGTGAAAAGGTTGGAGGTGCTAAAGAAAGAGAGATTAACAAAT ACTGCTAATGATAGTAACGtggaaagaaagttgatggaggaAATTTCGAAGAAGAAGAAAGTGCTCTCAGAACTTGTGAGCCAAAGCCATTTGAATGCACAAGATTATGAACTCGACTTCAGCATGCATGATGTGAAAGCAGGAAAAGAGGACGCAACGTTGATCATCAAGAAGCTGCACGGTTTAATAATGAAGCTGAAAAAAGAACTTAAACTGAGAAAAGACATTATTGATGGGGCTGAGAAGATTCTTAACACACGTAGTGAGGAGATTCAGCTTCTAAGTTTCAGAAGTGAAATAGGAG CGCTGCTGGAGAAGCTAGATACCTGGGAGAGCTATCATAAGAAGGAGTTTATGTACAATAAG ATGCATCTGAAGACAGAATTACTGATGAGAATGCAGGAGGTGGTACCTAGCAGTCCAAGACTAA GCCAAACATGTGAGGACCACGAGGATATTTCCATGTCTCCATCGATAAGTCCACCTTCATCAGCATCTGTGTCTAGCTCAGACTGCAAGAGCAATGATTCAGATTACAGTCCATCTTTATCAGCATCTGAGTCTAGCGAAGACCGCAAAGATTCGGATTACAGTCCGGATTCATCCCAGTCTGATGATAACATGCAGGACTTTGTAGTTCCAGAAACCGATTCTGATTCTGAAGATGCTTAG
- the LOC127329915 gene encoding uncharacterized protein, translating into MARKDLRLLPRRRQRDEEDRLTALPDDMLLHILGRLDTRCALGAGTLSRRCAHVLRELPVLDLKVTDALPPRYRGILALRREATGPFFLPESRQRLIDIAARYERRAMRAMAASVKGLLLTHTHRRRRMQRLSLEVFAHSSSAACINRLILYAVDSWGVRDLELVATPPTGPFGRSPPVYRLPRGRISRKPGASRLQSLKLANCLPPPLQGFTALAKLVLQDLPETTPAAVYEGVVTACPQLQVLHLLSCSLERGTSRAVFDAPMSEIRELVIDGHIMAVELRSLPKLESLATLRASVFLRSATAAPRLANVSFAFSVGQLEGHQLAGLCCMKRNHIVNMLTGFFKHAVSMTDLVLRFTGPDMWIAPSKNPFSLMSNLRRLLVADVPSSWDVSWPHLLIEAAPLLESLYVHVPRCGEDDEHTCQEIIEPSASSTRWRHRHLKELVVIGFQRTDTQTQLLRLVRFTVQVSMVLRRVALYKHGHVEEKGACNCNWEVVSHHSTWSNQEKLTVLDGICSSTASLEVEFD; encoded by the coding sequence ATGGCTCGGAAGGATCTGCGTCTGCTCCCTCGCCGGCGGCAGCGCGATGAGGAGGACCGCCTTACTGCCCTCCCCGACGATATGCTCCTCCACATCCTGGGCCGTCTCGACACCCGCTGCGCGCTTGGGGCGGGGACGCTCTCCAGGCGCTGCGCCCACGTCCTCCGGGAGCTCCCCGTCCTGGATCTCAAGGTCACCGATGCGCTGCCACCGCGCTACCGTGGGATCCTCGCCCTTCGCCGAGAAGCAACTGGACCGTTCTTCCTGCCCGAGTCTCGCCAGAGGCTAATCGACATCGCGGCACGGTACGAGCGCCGCGCCATGCGCGCCATGGCCGCCTCGGTCAAGGGCCTCCTCCTGACTCACACTCACCGGCGGCGGCGCATGCAGAGGCTGTCGCTGGAGGTTTTCGCCCACAGCAGCAGCGCGGCCTGCATCAACCGCTTGATCCTGTACGCGGTCGATTCCTGGGGCGTCCGGGACCTCGAGCTTGTCGCCACGCCGCCTACGGGTCCGTTCGGCCGCTCCCCGCCGGTGTACAGACTCCCCCGTGGACGCATCAGCAGAAAGCCGGGCGCATCTCGGCTGCAAAGCCTCAAGCTTGCCAACTGCTTGCCCCCGCCGCTTCAGGGGTTCACCGCGCTCGCCAAGCTCGTCCTGCAGGACCTGCCGGAGACCACGCCCGCGGCCGTCTACGAGGGCGTGGTCACCGCCTGCCCGCAGCTGCAAGTTCTGCACCTCTTGTCCTGCTCTTTGGAAAGAGGAACCAGTAGGGCGGTATTCGACGCCCCCATGTCAGAAATTAGGGAGCTCGTCATCGACGGCCACATCATGGCCGTCGAGCTCCGCTCTCTCCCCAAGCTTGAGAGCCTGGCCACCTTGCGCGCGTCTGTGTTCTTGCgctccgccaccgccgccccgCGCCTTGCCAATGTGAGCTTCGCCTTCTCTGTTGGCCAACTGGAAGGGCACCAATTAGCTGGTCTATGTTGCATGAAGCGGAACCACATTGTCAACATGCTCACCGGATTCTTCAAACATGCCGTCAGCATGACGGATCTTGTCCTGCGGTTCACAGGGCCAGACATGTGGATTGCGCCTTCCAAGAATCCTTTTTCCCTCATGTCCAATTTGAGGAGGCTACTGGTTGCAGATGTGCCTTCCTCCTGGGATGTCTCGTGGCCCCATCTCCTCATCGAGGCAGCGCCATTGCTTGAGAGCCTGTATGTACATGTCCCCCGATGCGGGGAGGACGACGAGCACACATGTCAGGAGATAATAGAACCCTCTGCTTCCTCTACTCGGTGGCGCCACCGCCATTTGAAGGAGCTGGTGGTCATTGGCTTTCAGAGAACAGACACACAGACACAGCTTCTTCGCCTTGTCAGATTCACCGTGCAAGTATCCATGGTGCTGCGCCGTGTCGCTCTGTACAAGCATGGACatgtggaggagaagggggcctgTAACTGTAACTGGGAGGTGGTGAGCCATCATAGCACCTGGAGCAACCAAGAGAAACTTACTGTTCTGGACGGGATTTGCTCTTCAACAGCCTCACTTGAAGTGGAGTTTGATTGA